A genomic window from Persephonella sp. includes:
- the metH gene encoding methionine synthase → MADLRQLIKEKVLVIDGAMGTMIQSMIVPMDAWQGKVGCNEVLNVGAPDIIRSIHEKYAQAGADLIKTNTFGALPWVLEEYDIPDRAYELAKAGAQLVRQVCDKYSTPEKPRFVAGSLGPGTKLPSLGHIHYDEMYEGYKIAAKGLIHGGVDVFLLETFQDPLQIKAALHAVQDAAKEEGRDIPVMVSATIELSGTMLIGTDAQTLAVIMEPFDILSLGFNCGTGPDQIEQHLKKLSEVWPKPISIHSNAGLPENRGGHTYYPMGAEEFAEKESRFLDIDGVAIVGGCCGTTPAHIKALADKVAGRKPKPPKGKQPRALASLYGIQSLKQEPPPFLVGERTNATGSKKFRELLLAEDYDAILSIAQEQVKAGAHALDVSVNFAGRDEIKDMKEVISRFNEKIPIPLMPDSTQPPALETALKLIGGRPILNSANLEDGEEKFNKVCQLAKRYGAAVVLLTIDEKGMAKTKERKVEVAERMYKLATEKHGLHPEDLVFDVLTFTVGSGDEEYRDAAIQTIEAIKEIRKRHPEVGFVLGISNVSFGLDMTARKYLNSVFLHHCVQAGLTMAIVNPKHLIPYHKISEEDRKVCENLLFNRWENGEDPLFKFIQHFSNAKDRDLKAEEDELKKLPIEERIKKLLIDGEKEKLIQAVEEARHTIPPEKIINEILIDAMKVVGDLFGEGKMQLPFVLQSAEAMKAAVDYLNQYLPKKKKDKQTTLILGTVKGDVHDVGKNLVDIILTNNGFKVVNIGIKVELEEFLKAYKEHNADAIGMSGLLVKSTLEMKNNLEEMQKRGLKVPVLLGGAALNKAFVDEYCRPIYDGPIFYCRDAFDGIEAMTRIEKWDGVSPLDTDLGYDKEEEEIEEKLKEPKEEVQIPPISQIKMPDRSVPVPVPPFWGRKIWIYPEMEDKKLYRYIQELAFKWINKGGLFKRAWGYTRSGKTKEEYERLKKEEILPAFERLKKLLIEEDLFQPKIIYGYWPCRSDFPEENEENRECSLIIFPETEGWKRDEDANREPLENIIGTAELVMNFPRSTKPPYRCLADYFHNDRHDVVAFTVVSAGDKLSEYENQLFKEGKYKEYHLIHGLGVELAEALAEIVHKQIRIELGIAKNEGESLEDVNWQIRNYQGARYSPGYPACPDLSLNEKIFELLKPEELGISLTENYLIVPEQSTDAIVVYHPEATYFAV, encoded by the coding sequence ATGGCAGATTTGAGACAGCTTATTAAAGAAAAGGTTCTCGTTATAGATGGTGCTATGGGAACAATGATTCAATCTATGATTGTTCCTATGGATGCCTGGCAGGGAAAGGTTGGCTGTAATGAGGTTTTAAATGTTGGAGCCCCTGATATAATCCGTTCTATTCATGAAAAGTATGCACAGGCAGGGGCAGACCTTATAAAAACAAATACATTTGGGGCTTTGCCTTGGGTTTTAGAAGAGTATGATATACCAGACAGAGCCTATGAGCTTGCGAAAGCCGGAGCACAGCTTGTAAGACAGGTATGTGATAAATACTCAACTCCGGAAAAACCAAGATTTGTTGCAGGTTCTCTGGGACCTGGAACAAAACTGCCTTCACTTGGACATATCCATTACGATGAGATGTATGAAGGATACAAAATAGCAGCAAAAGGCCTTATACACGGCGGGGTTGATGTATTCCTGCTGGAAACATTTCAAGACCCATTACAGATAAAGGCTGCTTTACATGCTGTTCAGGACGCAGCAAAAGAGGAAGGAAGAGATATTCCTGTTATGGTTTCGGCTACAATTGAGCTTTCTGGAACAATGCTTATTGGAACAGATGCCCAGACCCTTGCTGTCATTATGGAACCTTTTGATATTCTCTCCCTTGGTTTTAATTGTGGAACAGGACCAGACCAGATAGAGCAGCATCTAAAAAAGCTTTCTGAAGTCTGGCCAAAGCCTATATCTATACACTCAAACGCAGGTTTGCCGGAAAACAGAGGTGGACATACATACTACCCAATGGGAGCTGAAGAGTTCGCAGAAAAAGAAAGCAGATTTTTAGATATAGATGGTGTTGCTATTGTCGGTGGATGCTGTGGAACAACCCCTGCCCATATAAAAGCCCTTGCTGACAAAGTGGCAGGAAGAAAACCAAAGCCACCAAAAGGGAAACAGCCACGGGCATTAGCCTCTCTATATGGCATACAGTCATTAAAACAGGAGCCTCCTCCATTTTTAGTAGGAGAAAGGACAAACGCAACAGGTTCTAAAAAATTCCGTGAGCTGCTTCTTGCAGAGGACTATGACGCTATTTTGTCTATAGCACAGGAGCAGGTAAAGGCAGGGGCACACGCATTAGACGTTTCTGTAAACTTTGCAGGTAGAGATGAAATAAAAGATATGAAAGAGGTTATCAGCAGATTTAATGAAAAAATCCCTATTCCTCTTATGCCTGACAGCACACAGCCACCTGCACTTGAAACCGCCCTTAAGCTGATAGGTGGAAGACCAATCCTAAACTCTGCAAACCTTGAAGATGGAGAAGAAAAGTTCAATAAGGTTTGCCAGCTGGCAAAAAGATACGGAGCAGCTGTCGTTCTTCTTACCATAGATGAAAAAGGAATGGCAAAAACAAAAGAAAGAAAAGTTGAAGTTGCAGAAAGGATGTATAAGCTGGCAACAGAAAAACACGGATTACACCCGGAAGACCTTGTTTTTGATGTTCTTACCTTTACTGTAGGTTCTGGAGATGAGGAATACAGGGATGCAGCTATCCAGACTATAGAGGCTATTAAGGAAATCAGAAAAAGACATCCAGAAGTTGGATTTGTTCTTGGTATATCAAACGTTTCCTTTGGTCTGGATATGACAGCAAGGAAATATCTAAACTCTGTTTTCTTACACCACTGTGTTCAGGCCGGTCTTACAATGGCAATAGTAAACCCAAAACATCTTATCCCTTATCACAAAATATCAGAGGAAGACAGAAAGGTATGTGAAAACCTGCTTTTCAATAGATGGGAAAATGGGGAAGACCCACTGTTTAAATTTATACAGCATTTTTCAAATGCAAAAGATAGAGACTTAAAAGCGGAAGAAGATGAGCTTAAAAAACTACCTATTGAAGAAAGAATTAAGAAACTTCTTATAGACGGAGAAAAGGAAAAGCTAATACAGGCTGTTGAGGAGGCAAGGCATACAATACCCCCTGAAAAAATCATTAATGAAATTCTGATTGATGCGATGAAAGTTGTAGGAGACCTATTTGGTGAAGGGAAAATGCAACTTCCTTTTGTTCTCCAGTCTGCAGAGGCTATGAAAGCTGCCGTTGATTATCTAAACCAGTATCTACCTAAAAAGAAAAAGGACAAACAAACAACCCTTATCCTTGGAACAGTCAAGGGGGATGTTCATGATGTTGGGAAAAATCTTGTGGATATTATTCTGACTAACAACGGATTTAAGGTTGTGAATATTGGGATAAAAGTTGAGCTTGAAGAATTCCTAAAGGCTTATAAGGAGCATAACGCTGATGCCATAGGAATGAGCGGCCTCCTTGTAAAATCAACCCTTGAGATGAAAAATAACCTTGAAGAGATGCAAAAAAGAGGACTTAAAGTCCCAGTTCTCCTTGGTGGAGCTGCCCTAAATAAAGCCTTTGTTGATGAATATTGCAGACCTATCTATGATGGTCCAATTTTTTACTGCAGGGATGCCTTTGATGGAATAGAGGCAATGACAAGGATTGAAAAATGGGACGGTGTATCTCCCCTTGATACAGATCTGGGATATGACAAAGAGGAAGAAGAGATAGAAGAAAAACTAAAAGAACCTAAAGAAGAAGTCCAAATACCTCCTATTAGCCAGATTAAAATGCCAGACAGAAGCGTTCCTGTCCCTGTTCCTCCATTCTGGGGAAGAAAGATATGGATTTATCCTGAGATGGAAGATAAAAAACTTTACAGGTATATACAGGAACTTGCTTTTAAATGGATAAATAAAGGCGGGCTATTCAAAAGAGCATGGGGATACACAAGGTCTGGAAAAACAAAAGAAGAGTATGAAAGGCTGAAAAAAGAAGAAATACTCCCAGCATTTGAAAGACTAAAAAAACTACTAATAGAAGAAGACCTGTTCCAGCCAAAAATTATATATGGATACTGGCCTTGTAGGTCTGATTTTCCTGAGGAAAATGAAGAAAATAGAGAATGTTCCCTTATTATATTCCCTGAAACAGAAGGCTGGAAAAGAGACGAAGATGCAAATAGGGAACCCCTTGAGAATATAATAGGCACAGCAGAGCTTGTTATGAACTTCCCCCGTTCAACAAAACCACCTTACAGATGTCTTGCAGATTATTTCCACAATGACAGACATGATGTTGTGGCTTTTACAGTAGTTTCTGCAGGGGATAAGCTATCTGAGTATGAAAACCAGCTTTTCAAAGAAGGAAAATACAAGGAATACCATCTTATACATGGTCTTGGTGTAGAACTTGCAGAAGCACTTGCAGAGATAGTCCATAAACAGATTAGAATAGAGCTTGGAATAGCAAAAAATGAAGGAGAAAGCCTTGAAGACGTAAACTGGCAGATTAGGAACTATCAGGGAGCAAGATATTCTCCCGGTTATCCGGCATGCCCAGACCTTAGCTTGAACGAAAAGATATTTGAACTCCTGAAACCTGAAGAGCTGGGAATATCCCTGACAGAAAACTACCTGATAGTGCCAGAACAATCAACAGATGCTATAGTGGTCTATCACCCAGAGGCAACCTATTTTGCAGTTTAA
- the speD gene encoding adenosylmethionine decarboxylase, with the protein MEKTLGLHILADLYGVEFDKIDHVEDVRELLEGAVKYAGLSKLSSHFHQFYPHGATGVILLEESHISIHTWPEHGYAAIDVYTCGGKEKTFKAMEYILKVLKPKRVDEKVAERGVVPVNEAATNIEKIELETV; encoded by the coding sequence ATGGAAAAAACCCTCGGACTGCATATCTTAGCTGACCTTTACGGAGTGGAGTTCGACAAAATTGATCATGTCGAAGATGTAAGAGAGCTCCTTGAAGGAGCAGTCAAGTATGCAGGTCTAAGCAAATTATCTTCCCACTTTCATCAGTTCTATCCACATGGTGCAACAGGTGTAATCCTTCTTGAAGAATCCCATATCTCAATCCACACATGGCCAGAGCATGGCTATGCTGCGATAGATGTTTATACTTGCGGTGGAAAGGAAAAAACATTCAAAGCAATGGAATATATCTTAAAAGTTCTCAAGCCTAAGAGAGTTGATGAGAAGGTTGCGGAAAGGGGAGTCGTTCCTGTAAACGAAGCTGCAACCAATATAGAAAAGATAGAACTGGAAACAGTGTAA
- a CDS encoding pyridoxamine 5'-phosphate oxidase family protein translates to MAEKFIPDNVLPELQDLTPSVLATSKDNKPYTTFITWLIAKDNSTVRFALSKDSFSTENLKSNPYASIEVFGEGFALSISGNTKLIVDEIEELPFPVSVFELNVEKVVDNLFPGTSVTGKIPFEHTGDTVQAKEFDRIVLEELKK, encoded by the coding sequence ATGGCAGAAAAATTTATTCCAGATAATGTTTTACCTGAACTGCAGGATTTAACCCCGTCTGTCCTTGCGACAAGCAAAGATAATAAGCCTTATACGACTTTTATAACATGGCTTATTGCCAAAGATAACAGCACGGTAAGATTTGCTCTAAGTAAAGATAGTTTTTCAACAGAAAACTTAAAATCAAACCCTTATGCCAGCATAGAAGTTTTTGGAGAAGGTTTTGCCCTCAGTATTTCAGGAAATACAAAGCTTATCGTTGATGAAATAGAAGAACTTCCTTTCCCGGTTTCTGTATTTGAACTAAATGTTGAAAAGGTTGTGGATAATCTATTCCCCGGTACAAGTGTAACAGGTAAAATACCTTTTGAACATACAGGGGATACAGTTCAGGCTAAAGAATTTGATAGAATTGTTTTAGAAGAGTTAAAAAAATAA
- a CDS encoding DUF3365 domain-containing protein, protein MKKLTVAATVLSAGLLFSCGQPQYTNVEMSPKKIKVIKDFGEDAAQMLLQELKAELKKALKTKGPVGAIETCSKKAMEITQEVAEDFGDIEIKRTTFKYRNPKNKPDKYEAEALKFFEKTYKETGKLPPYYIQKLKGEYRYYKPLKIQGVCLTCHGDPKSMDPKVVKKLKELYPNDKATGYKLGDFRGVIRVSIPEDVIKKSCL, encoded by the coding sequence ATGAAAAAATTAACAGTAGCAGCTACGGTATTATCAGCAGGTTTACTTTTTTCGTGTGGACAGCCCCAGTATACAAATGTGGAAATGTCTCCTAAAAAAATTAAAGTAATAAAAGATTTCGGTGAAGATGCGGCTCAGATGCTCCTCCAAGAATTAAAGGCTGAGCTGAAAAAAGCCCTTAAAACTAAAGGCCCTGTAGGAGCTATTGAAACCTGTTCCAAAAAGGCAATGGAAATAACACAGGAAGTTGCCGAGGATTTTGGAGATATAGAGATAAAAAGAACAACATTTAAATATAGAAATCCTAAAAACAAACCTGATAAATATGAAGCTGAAGCACTTAAATTCTTTGAGAAAACATATAAAGAAACAGGTAAACTTCCTCCTTACTATATACAGAAGCTAAAAGGAGAATATAGATATTACAAGCCATTGAAAATACAGGGTGTATGTCTTACATGCCATGGAGATCCAAAATCAATGGATCCAAAAGTAGTAAAAAAATTAAAAGAACTTTATCCTAACGATAAAGCAACTGGATACAAACTTGGAGATTTCAGAGGAGTTATTAGAGTTTCTATTCCTGAAGATGTGATTAAAAAGTCCTGCTTATAA